One part of the Clostridium thermosuccinogenes genome encodes these proteins:
- a CDS encoding UDP-N-acetylmuramoyl-tripeptide--D-alanyl-D-alanine ligase: MQKITCRDILEATKGKLISGEADTEVLRVSTDSRKIIDGDLFIPLKGERFDGHDYIPAALEAGARAVLTHKDIGPVYSKCVIRVDNTSTALLDLAGWYRRKFDIPFVGITGSVGKTSTKDMVAGVLSRKFRVLKTEGNFNNEIGLPLTIFNLDSSHQAAVIEMGMSGFGEISRLTAVARPDIAIITNIGVSHIEKLGSRQNILKAKMEILEGLSEKGLVVLNGDDKLLYGLKDLLNFRTVFYGIDECCDYQAYNIHTAGEQGTSFEITVGAEDYKVHVPAPGVHNVYNALAAIAVGLELGLTMNEIIDGIASFAPGNMRMNIINRGDIKIIDDTYNASPQSMEAAITVLKDISAGNRRTVAVLGDMLEMGEWAYDAHYNVGKFAASKKIDYIITVGDNGRVIAKGALESGFDANCAFSFNNNAEVNRFLKDFVKSGDVILVKGSRGMKMEEIIRQLTGGA; encoded by the coding sequence ATGCAAAAAATTACATGCAGGGACATATTGGAAGCTACCAAAGGAAAGCTCATTTCAGGTGAAGCTGATACAGAAGTTTTAAGAGTGTCTACCGATTCTAGAAAAATAATAGATGGGGATTTGTTTATTCCCTTGAAGGGCGAACGTTTTGACGGGCATGATTATATCCCGGCTGCCCTGGAGGCAGGAGCCCGGGCTGTTCTTACCCACAAGGATATCGGCCCGGTTTATAGCAAATGCGTCATCAGGGTTGATAACACGTCGACGGCGCTGCTGGATCTGGCCGGGTGGTACCGGAGAAAGTTTGATATACCCTTTGTGGGAATAACCGGCAGTGTAGGAAAAACCAGCACGAAAGATATGGTGGCCGGAGTTCTTTCCCGGAAATTTCGGGTGCTGAAAACCGAGGGGAATTTTAACAACGAAATTGGTCTCCCCCTTACAATTTTCAATCTTGACAGCTCTCACCAGGCAGCAGTCATTGAAATGGGCATGAGCGGATTTGGGGAGATAAGCAGGCTTACAGCCGTCGCAAGGCCTGATATAGCCATAATAACCAACATAGGAGTCTCCCATATTGAGAAACTGGGCTCGAGGCAAAATATACTGAAGGCTAAGATGGAGATACTGGAGGGGCTTAGTGAAAAAGGCCTGGTGGTATTAAACGGCGACGACAAGTTATTATACGGGCTAAAGGACCTTTTGAATTTCAGGACGGTATTTTACGGCATAGACGAATGCTGTGACTATCAGGCGTATAACATCCATACAGCAGGAGAGCAGGGCACATCCTTTGAAATAACCGTCGGCGCTGAGGATTACAAAGTTCATGTTCCGGCTCCGGGAGTGCATAATGTCTATAATGCGCTGGCCGCAATTGCCGTGGGATTGGAACTGGGACTAACTATGAATGAAATAATCGACGGCATAGCATCTTTTGCTCCGGGAAATATGAGGATGAACATAATAAACCGGGGAGATATAAAGATAATCGATGATACCTATAATGCAAGCCCGCAGTCCATGGAGGCAGCCATTACCGTGCTTAAGGACATTTCAGCGGGCAACCGCCGTACGGTGGCAGTGCTGGGTGATATGCTGGAGATGGGTGAATGGGCGTATGATGCCCACTATAATGTTGGAAAATTCGCTGCTTCCAAAAAGATAGATTACATAATAACGGTGGGCGATAATGGAAGGGTAATAGCAAAAGGAGCGTTAGAATCGGGATTTGACGCCAATTGTGCTTTTTCTTTCAATAACAATGCTGAAGTCAACCGTTTTTTGAAGGATTTCGTAAAAAGCGGCGATGTTATATTGGTTAAAGGTTCCCGGGGAATGAAGATGGAGGAAATAATCCGTCAGTTGACAGGCGGTGCCTGA